The DNA segment GACGTGGACGAGTTCAAGGCCGTCAACGACCGTTTCGGGCACGACGTGGGGGACGAGGTCCTGCGGGAGGTCGGACGGCGGCTGCGCGAGGCCTGCCGGGCGGGGGACACGGTCGCGCGGATCGGCGGCGAGGAATTCGCGCTGATTCTCACCCGCACGTCCGCCGAGGGCGCGATGGTGGTCGCGGAGCGGACCCGGGCCCTGATTTCCGATTCACCGATCGCCGTTTCCGCAGGCGATCTCTCGGTCACCGTTTCCGCGGGAGTCTCCAGCGTCGGCGGGGAGGTCGGGTTCGACTCCCAGGAGATGTATCGCTCGGCGGACGAAGCCCTCTACGCCTCGAAACGGGAAGGCCGGAACAGGGTCACGCTCCGCCGTTCCCGGCGCCCGTCGAATCCCCCGGCCTGATCGGTACGGTCGCGGGGGTCGGGGACTCGCGCGGTCCCGGGCGCCGCGGATTTCTAGCGCCGAGCCTTTCTCTTCGACCGACCGTAGCCCATCCCGCCGTCCGCCGGCGCCGCTTCGGCGGAACCGGCCGGCGCGGCAGGCGGACGGTGCGGCAGCCGGGAGGGGCCGGGGCGGTGAGGCCCATGCGGTCCGCGCGGACCGCGCGCGCCGGGAGGTCCGGCCGACCGGTGCGGGCGCGTCATCCGGGT comes from the Thermoanaerobaculia bacterium genome and includes:
- a CDS encoding GGDEF domain-containing protein is translated as DVDEFKAVNDRFGHDVGDEVLREVGRRLREACRAGDTVARIGGEEFALILTRTSAEGAMVVAERTRALISDSPIAVSAGDLSVTVSAGVSSVGGEVGFDSQEMYRSADEALYASKREGRNRVTLRRSRRPSNPPA